CGTCGGCTACGACGGCGAGTACGACATCAAGGACGTCCCGGACGCCATGCGGCTGACCGACTCCGGCACCTTCGTGCACGGCAACTACTGGGGCGGCGACGCCTTCGGCAACTACAACGCCAGCCATGGCTGCATCGGTCTGCGCGATGTCCGCGGTGGCTACGACAGGTCGGTGCCGGCCGCGTGGTTCTTCGACAACTCGATGCCCGGTGACGTGGTGACGGTCAAGAACTCCACCGACCCGACGGTCGACCCGGCCAACGGCCTCAACGGCTGGAACCTCTCCTGGGAGAAGTGGAAGGCGTAAGCCCTACGGCGACGAGGGGCCCCGGTGTGAGACATCGCACCGGGGCCCCTGTCGTTAGTGGCCGTTAACCTTCCCTCATGACCGTGACTCTCGAAGTGGCCGACGGCGTCGGCACGATCCGACTCGACCGCCCGCCCATGAACGCGCTGGACATCGCCGTCCAGGACCGGCTCAAGGAGCTCGCCGAGGAGGCCACGCGCCGCGAGGACGTGCGTGCCGTGGTGATCTACGGCGGGGAGAAGGTGTTCGCGGCGGGCGCGGACATCAAGGAGATGCAGGCCATGGACCACACGGCGATGATCCTGCGCGCCCGCGCGCTCCAGGACTCGTTCACGGCGGTGGCCCGCATCCCCAAGCCGGTCGTCGCGGCCGTCACCGGTTACGCCCTGGGCGGCGGCTGCGAACTGGCGCTGTGCGCGGACTTCCGGATCGCCGCCGACAACGCCAAGCTGGGCCAGCCCGAGATCCTGCTCGGTCTGATCCCGGGCGCCGGCGGCACCCAGCGTCTGGCCCGGCTCATCGGCCCGTCCAAGGCGAAGGACCTCATCTTCACCGGCCGGATGGTCAGGGCCGACGAGGCCGAGAGGCTGGGCCTGGTGGACCGGGTCGTCCCGGCCGCCGACGTGTACACCGAGGCGCACGCCTGGGCGGCCAGGCTCGCGCAGGGTCCGGCGATCGCGCTGCGCGCCGCGAAGGAGTCCATCGACACCGGGCTGGAGACCGACATCGACACCGGACTGGCCGTCGAACGGAACTGGTTCGCGGGCCTGTTCGCCACCGCCGACCGCGAGACCGGGATGCGCAGCTTCGTCGAGGAAGGCCCTGGCAAGGCGAAGTTCCTGTGAGGAATCTCCTGAGGAAACCCGCCTGAACCACTTGCTGTTGACGGGACGTCTGATCCGGTTCCCTCGATGGGGCGGTTTATGGGAGCCTTAAGGCAACCTTAAGCCTGCCTTGTCGAGGGAGCCGTCGATTGCCGCCAGCCGAGCCTCCGTCGCAGGTCAGAGGGGCTGCTTCAAGCCCTGAAATGCCTTTGGCATATGTCGATCGGAACCAGCGGAATGATGGATTCCAGGGGGCGTATTCCGTAGAGACGACCCCGGAGGGCAGCGGGTGCGGCCATGATGGAGGCATGGCGGGGCTGGAGGGTATCGAACAGCCGCGGGGACACGGCCGTGCGACCGCGGCGCGCTGGTCGCCCACGGTCGAGGACGAACACGCGCTCAAGGTTCTGGAGTTGTTCGGTAACCCGACGGAGGCGGAGGTTCCGCTCCCCTCACGCCCCGAGTCCGCCGCCGCGGCCCGCCGGTTGACCCAAGTCGTGGTCCTGCGCCAGTGGGGACTCACCCCGAAGATGACCGAGGACGCGGTTCTGCTCGTCTCCGAGCTCGTGGGCAACGCCGTGCGTCATACGGGAGCCCGGGTTTTCGGGCTCCGGATGCGGCGTCGCCGTGGGTGGATCCGGGTCGAGGTGCGTGATCCCTCCCGCGGGTTGCCCTGTCTGATGCCGGTGCAGGAGATGGACATCAGCGGGCGGGGGCTTTTCCTCGTGGACAAGCTGTCCGACCGGTGGGGCGTCGACCTGCTGCCGCGTGGCAAGACGACGTGGTTCGAGATGCGGGTGGCTGACCGGTAGTTGTCCGGCTGCGGGTGCGTCGTGGCTTGTCGCGCCCCGCGGCGGAGCCGCCGATGTCGCAGCCCCGCGCCCCTAGGTGGGTGAATCGACCGATATATCCATGCAATCCCCTTAAATGGTCCGGGTGACCACGACCGATCGTCGGACCGTGCTGCGTGCCAGCGCCGGGCTCCTCCTCGCCACCGGGTGTGCCACCAGCGGTGCCGTCGCCCACCCCGTCCACTCCCGCGCACTGGCCAAGCCACCACTCGCACCCCGTCGCTTCCCCGGCCTCCCCGCCCAGCTCACCCACGGCCCCCGCACCCACCCCCGCGTAGCCCTCACCTTCCACGGCAACGGCGACCCCGCCACCGCCCGCGCCCTGCTCCGCGAGGCGGAACGGGCCGGGGCCCGCATCACCGTCCTCGCCGTCGGCACCTGGCTCGACGAGCACCCCGGGATCGCCCGCCGCATCCTCGACGGCGGCCACGACCTCGGCAACCACACCCTCCACCACCTCGGCGTCAACGACATGTCCGAGGCCGACGCCCGGGCCGAGATCGACGGCTGTGCCGAGCGGCTGAGACGGCTCACCGGCTCGATCGGCAGCTGGTTCCGGCCCTCGCGCGCCGCGCGTGCCACACCGCTCGTCGAGCGGCTGGCCCGTGACGCCGGCTACCCGCACGTCCTGTCGTACGACGTCGACTCCCTCGACTTCACCTCGCCCGGCGCCCCCGCCGTCACCCGCAAGGTCCTCGGCGAGATCCGCAACGGGTCCGTGGTGAGCCTGCACTTCGGGTACGCCGACACGGTCGCCGCCCTCCCCGCCGTACTGGAAGAACTCGACCGCCGCGGCCTGGCCGCCGTGACCACCACGGAGCTGTTCAGCTGATGCACCGCACCCACCTCCTCCAGCGCACCCTTGTCGCGGGCGCCGTACTCGCCGCCCTCGCCGCCTGTGGCACCGACGCCCGGGACAAGGCCCCCTCCGAAGAACGGCACCGCACCACCAAAGCCGCCGCCGTCCCCGCCCAGCCGAAGAAGAAGCCCGTCGAGGGACTGCCCGGCATGCCGCCCGTCCTCGACCCGAAGGACGTGTACGCCGCCGACCGCCCGGGCAAGCTCTCCCCGGTGGTCAAGGACTTCCCCTCCCGGGTCTACGTCCCCAACACCGAGTCCGACACGGTCTCCGTCATCGACCCGAAGACGTACCGGATCATCGAGACCGTCCGCGTCGGCCGCCAGCCCCAACACGTCGTCCCCTCCTGGGACATGAAGACCCTCTGGGTGAACAACAACCGCGGCCACACGCTCACCCCCATCGACCCGAGGACCGGGAAGGCGGGCAAGCCGGTCGCGGTGCACGACCCCTACAACCTCTACTTCACACCCAACGGCAAGTACGCCGTCGTGATGGCCTCCCTCGACCGCGAACTCGTCTTCCGCGACCCGCACACCATGGAGCAGGTCAAGACCGAACCGGTCAGCTGCTACGGCGTCAACCACGCCGACTTCTCCCTCGACGGCAGGTACTTCATCGTCTCCTGCGAGTTCAGCGGCGAACTGCTCAAGGTCGACACCGAGAAGATGAAGGTCGTCGGGCAGCAGAAACTCCCCTTCAAGGGGGCCATGCCGCAGGACGTGAAGATCTCGCCCGACGGGAAGCGGTTCTACGTCGCCGACATGATGGCCGACGGCATGTGGGTCCTCGACGGCGACACCTTCGGCAAGCCGAAGCTGCTGCCCACGGGCAAGGGCACCCACGGGCTGTACGTCAGCCGCGACTCCCGCGAGATGTACGTCTCCAACCGCGGCGAAGGCACCGTCTCCGTCTGGGACTTCGCACAGAACAAGGTCACCAGGAAGTGGCACCTGTCCGACGGCGCCAGCCCCGACATGGGCGGCGTCTCGGCGGACGGCAAGGTGCTGTGGCTGTCGGGGCGTTACGACGCCGAGGTGTACGCCATCGACACCCGCACCGGTGAGCAGCTGGCCCGGATCCCGGTGGGCAGCGGCCCGCACGGACTCGCGGTGTACCCGCAGCCGGGACGGTACTCGCTCGGCCACACCGGCATCTTCCGCTGACACCGGACCGGTTGACACGCCCCCGTACGAGTGATGATCCACAACCCGCCGTCGCAGAAACGGAATTGTGCTCCCCATGATCACAACCCAGCTGCGGCGGCGGGCTGCTGCCGCCGTCCTGTCCCTCGCCGCCGTCTTCGCGACCACGGCGGCCGCCGCCCCCGCGAAGGCCCCCGCTCCCCACGACTGCCCCGTCCAGTTCGACGACCCGATCAAGGCGGCCGTCGACAAGCGCGTCGAGGTCGACCGCATCACCCCGGACCCGGTCTGGCGCAAGACCTGCGGCACGCTCTACCGCAGCGACGGCCGCGGCCCCGAGATCGTCTTCGCGGAGGGCTTCAAGCCCAAGGACGTCATCGACGGCCAGTACGACATCGAGAAGTACGTCCTGGTCAACCAGCCCTCCCCGTACGTCTCCACGACGTACGACCACGACCTGTACAAGACGTGGTGGAAGTCGGGCTACAACTACTACATCGACGCCCCCGGCGGCGTGGACGTGAACAAGACCATCGGCGACACCCACAAGTGGGCCGACCAGGTCGAGGTCGCCTTCCCCGGCGGCATCCAGCGGAAGTACATCGTCGGCGTCTGCCCGGTGAACAAGACGAC
Above is a window of Streptomyces sp. NBC_00490 DNA encoding:
- a CDS encoding enoyl-CoA hydratase/isomerase family protein, which gives rise to MTVTLEVADGVGTIRLDRPPMNALDIAVQDRLKELAEEATRREDVRAVVIYGGEKVFAAGADIKEMQAMDHTAMILRARALQDSFTAVARIPKPVVAAVTGYALGGGCELALCADFRIAADNAKLGQPEILLGLIPGAGGTQRLARLIGPSKAKDLIFTGRMVRADEAERLGLVDRVVPAADVYTEAHAWAARLAQGPAIALRAAKESIDTGLETDIDTGLAVERNWFAGLFATADRETGMRSFVEEGPGKAKFL
- a CDS encoding ATP-binding protein, with protein sequence MAGLEGIEQPRGHGRATAARWSPTVEDEHALKVLELFGNPTEAEVPLPSRPESAAAARRLTQVVVLRQWGLTPKMTEDAVLLVSELVGNAVRHTGARVFGLRMRRRRGWIRVEVRDPSRGLPCLMPVQEMDISGRGLFLVDKLSDRWGVDLLPRGKTTWFEMRVADR
- a CDS encoding polysaccharide deacetylase family protein; this encodes MVRVTTTDRRTVLRASAGLLLATGCATSGAVAHPVHSRALAKPPLAPRRFPGLPAQLTHGPRTHPRVALTFHGNGDPATARALLREAERAGARITVLAVGTWLDEHPGIARRILDGGHDLGNHTLHHLGVNDMSEADARAEIDGCAERLRRLTGSIGSWFRPSRAARATPLVERLARDAGYPHVLSYDVDSLDFTSPGAPAVTRKVLGEIRNGSVVSLHFGYADTVAALPAVLEELDRRGLAAVTTTELFS
- a CDS encoding YncE family protein; the protein is MHRTHLLQRTLVAGAVLAALAACGTDARDKAPSEERHRTTKAAAVPAQPKKKPVEGLPGMPPVLDPKDVYAADRPGKLSPVVKDFPSRVYVPNTESDTVSVIDPKTYRIIETVRVGRQPQHVVPSWDMKTLWVNNNRGHTLTPIDPRTGKAGKPVAVHDPYNLYFTPNGKYAVVMASLDRELVFRDPHTMEQVKTEPVSCYGVNHADFSLDGRYFIVSCEFSGELLKVDTEKMKVVGQQKLPFKGAMPQDVKISPDGKRFYVADMMADGMWVLDGDTFGKPKLLPTGKGTHGLYVSRDSREMYVSNRGEGTVSVWDFAQNKVTRKWHLSDGASPDMGGVSADGKVLWLSGRYDAEVYAIDTRTGEQLARIPVGSGPHGLAVYPQPGRYSLGHTGIFR
- a CDS encoding ADP-ribosyltransferase, which codes for MITTQLRRRAAAAVLSLAAVFATTAAAAPAKAPAPHDCPVQFDDPIKAAVDKRVEVDRITPDPVWRKTCGTLYRSDGRGPEIVFAEGFKPKDVIDGQYDIEKYVLVNQPSPYVSTTYDHDLYKTWWKSGYNYYIDAPGGVDVNKTIGDTHKWADQVEVAFPGGIQRKYIVGVCPVNKTTKTEIMSGCQSNPHFEAWH